The region TTTCTAAACAGTACAATGTGTTATTATATCCTTTAGCTATTTCGTCTCCATTACTACATGAATTGATAATACAATTTGGAAGAAGCAGAGAAGATACGGGAAGGCCAATATTTGTACCTTCATCCATGGGGTTAAAAATACTTGATACATTGCCAGATGGTGTTGGAGAAAAGATAGGACTTAAAACTGGAGATATACTAATTAGTATAAATGGAAACAGGATAAATTCTAAAAGGGATATAGTAGAATCACTTATGATGAAACCTAAATATATCTGGTTAGATGTATTGGATATGAAAAAAGGACTTATAACAAAGGAATATAAAAATTATCGAGAAGGAATAGATAGCTTGGATGTATTAGTTATACCTAAAATACCTGAATATGCCTTTGTTATGGAAGAAGCAAAAAGTCCAATAAAAAGACTAATGGAAAAGATAAAAAAATAAGGTACTCCTTAGTGAAAAGGGTACCTTATTTATCTTTAATTTTCATCTTATTTAAATCAATTGAATATATTATATGTCTCTTACTATTTTCTAATGGAGGTGAAAGTGAGATATATCCTTTGTTCAATTCTTCATCATAGTAAATTTTCTCATTATTGATTCTAGCTATTTCTCGTACTTTATCTTTTGCTGTATTATAATACAATAGTTTATAATCATTTTCACAACTATTTTTTTCTATAAGAAGCAATACTTCTGGTTTTATCTGTAAATAGTTTATTACATTGATATCTGTTTGTGTTTTCATCTTTTTATCTTTTACATTGTAAAGGAATAGCTTATCTTCATTTTTGTCAGAAATATTTTTTAGATATACAATAGTATTTTTATCTAGAAAACTTATATTGTGACCTATATCTATCTTATCAAAGGATACTCCATCTTCTGTTATAAAAATAGCTTTATTTATTTTTTTATCATCATATTCTGTAAGAACTAATAAATCATCTTCAATATCAAAACTAGATATATTTTTAGGAATTTTGTATATTTCATCTACATTGTTGTCTTTAATACTATATAAAAATACTATGGAAGAACCTTTTGAACTATTATCTATAAAGTAAAGATTGTTTGCATTTTTCCATTCCATATTCCAAGTATGACTATGACCAACGGGGGTTATTTTATGTATAACTTTTTTCCCTATATTGATTAAATAAATATTAGTCACTCCATTATCATTCTCAATTAAAGATATATTCTTGTGGTCTGGACTAAATTTTGATAAATAGATAGAATGGTTTGTTTCGTATATCTGATGTTTTTCTTTTTTTTCTAAATCATAAAGCCATAGAACATCAATTGTTTCATTATTGTTCAAATTTTCCTGTTTGTATAACAAATATTTTTTCGGTATATAATCTAATATCATTCCATCATCAATATAGTCAGAAACAATGTCTTTGTCAGAATCGATTATTTCTCCTGTTAAGGCATCAGCTTTTACATTTAAATTTATTAGAGGTGCTTGTAAATTTCCTCTATCAAATATACCATTGAAAACAATATTCCATACAAAGCTATCTTTTTGTCTTATAAGACTAACATCTGGTATTGAGTTTGGCGCAATTTTAAATTGGGCATAAATATTGTTGAGTATTTCAGTTTTTCCAAATTTTAATTCTATAGGAGAATAATTTTTATTTATTATATTAAATTTATAATTATCTGTTTTGCCATCTAAAATTTTATCTAGAAGTACAGTGGCTTGGGGTATTGCTAATTGAGTTTTGTCATCTTCTAATAGTCTATTGGTATATATATTTATTTCGTTATTTTTTTTGGTGATTTTATCTATAGTTACTCCAGAACATTCTATGAGTCCAAAACTAATAGATAGTTTAGTTTTATTGTCTTTGGTAATGGTTTCTACTTTTGGTTCTAGTGTTTGATATCCTTTAGAAAGTAATATTTTTTCAATTTTAAATCCTAATATTTCTTCGTTTGTTTCTTCGGCAGGCTCTAATTCAGTAATTTTATTAGTGCTGCATGCAGTAAGAGTTATAATCAAGAATGTCACGAATGTTAATAAAACTATTTTTTTCATAAACGGCCTCCTCCTTATATAGATAGTTTATACTATTCAACAAATAAGTTCAATGTCCTTTTTTTTAGAGAAAAAACTTTAAAATCTATTTGATTTTATTTTAATATATATTATAATTGAAGTATGTTTCGAACTAGTGTTCAAATATGAGGTGAAGATATGAGTAATTTTGAGATAAAATCAAGTTATAAACCAACAGGTGATCAGCCAGAAGCAATTGAAAAATTGTCTAAAGGTTTGATGAGTGGAAGTAAATATCAGACATTACTAGGTGTAACTGGGTCGGGAAAAACTTTTACAATGGCTAATATTATTGAAAAAGTTCAAAGGCCTACATTAGTAATAGCACATAATAAGACATTGGCCTATCAATTGGCTAGTGAATTTAGAGAGTATTTCCCCAACAATGCTGTTGAATACTTTGTTAGTTATTATGATTATTACCAACCAGAGGCATATGTACCCCAAACAGATACTTATATTGAAAAGGATGCCTCTATAAATGATGAAATAGACAAACTAAGGCACTCTGCAACAGCATCTTTATTTGAGAGAAGAGATGTGATTATAGTAGCAAGTGTATCTTGCATATATGGATTAGGGGATCCTATTGATTATGAAAATTTGGTGGTTTCTATTCGACCAGGTATGATAAAAGATAGAGATGAGATCATAAGAAAACTTGTAGATATTCAATATATTAGAAATGACATAAATTTTACTAGAGGAACTTTTAGAGTGCGAGGAGATGTGTTGGAGATATTTCCAGCTTCTTCAAGTGAAAATACCATCCGTGTAGAATTCTTTGGAGATGAAATAGACAGGATAGTTGAAGTAAACTATCTTACTGGGGAGATCATAGGACTTAGAAGTCATGTTTCCATATTTCCTGCCTCTCACTTTGCCACTTCTCCAGAAAAGATAGAGAGGGCTATTAAAAGTATTGAAGTTGAATTAGATGAAAGATTGAAAGAACTCAGAAGTCAAGATAAACTGTTAGAAGCACAAAGGCTGGAACAGAGAACAAGATATGATATTGAGATGCTTGAGGAAATGGGATATTGTCAGGGAATAGAAAACTATTCTAGACATATTAGTGGTAGACCTAAGGGAAGTAAGCCTTATACATTGATAGATTATTTTCCAGATGACTTTTTGATAATAGTAGATGAATCTCATGTGACTATTCCTCAAATAAGGGGTATGTATGAAGGTGATAAATCTAGAAAAACTACATTAGTGGAATATGGATTTAGGCTTCCTTCTGCACTAGATAATAGACCTCTTAAGTTCAATGAATTTGAGAGACATATAAATCAAATATTATTTGTAAGTGCCACTCCTGGACCATATGAATTAGAGCATTCAGAAAAAATTGTTGAACAGATTATAAGACCTACAGGACTATTAGATCCAGAGATTGTAGTTAGACCAACTGAAAACCAAATAGATGATTTAGTAAAAGAGATTAGAATTCGTGAAAAGAAAAATGAAAGAGTGCTCATTACTACATTGACTAAAAAAATGTCTGAGGATCTTACAAATTACTTTAAAGAAATAGGGATTAAGGTAACTTATCTTCATTCTGATATAGATACTATTGAAAGGATGGAAATAATAAGGGATTTAAGACTAGGTAAATATGATGTATTAGTAGGAATTAACCTATTAAGAGAGGGATTGGATTTGCCAGAAGTTTCTCTTGTTGTAATATTGGATGCAGATAAGGAAGGATTTTTAAGATCAGAGACATCTATGATACAGACTATAGGTAGAGCAGCGAGAAACTCATCAGGAAAGGTAATCATGTATGCTGATAAGATGACTAAATCAATGAAAAAGGCAATCTTTGAGACAAATAGAAGAAGGAAAATTCAAAATGAGTACAATGTGGTGAATAATATTACTCCTAAGACTATAGTAAAGGGAATTAGAGATGTTATAGAAGCAACAAAGGTTGTTGAAGATGATGAGACATATGCTACTGAAAAATTATCCAAGGAGAAAATACTAGAAATAGTACAAGGATTAGAAGAAGAAATGTTAAAGGAAGCAGAGATGTTGCACTTTGAAAGAGCTGCAGAGTTGAGGGATAAGATAGTAGAATTAAAAGAGAAGTTATAATAGAGGTGAAAAAATGTCAAAAGATAAAATTATCATCAAAGGTGCAAGGGAACATAATCTTAAGAATGTAGATTTGGAGCTCCCTAGAAATAAATTTATAGTATTTACAGGTTTAAGTGGTTCGGGAAAATCTTCTTTAGCTTTTGATACCATATATGCAGAAGGACAGCGTAGATATGTAGAAAGTCTTTCTGCTTATGCAAGGCAGTTTTTAGGGCAAATGGAGAAGCCAGATTTAGATTATATAGAGGGACTGTCACCATCTATATCCATTGATCAAAAGACAACTAGTAAAAACCCTAGGTCAACAGTAGGAACTGTTACTGAGATTTATGATTATTTAAGACTTTTATTTGCTAGAATAGGAACACCCTATTGTTATAAATGCGGTAAGGAGATATCTAGCCAAACTGTAGACCAAATGGTAGATAGGGTTATGGAATTTGAAGAGAGAAGTAGAATTCAAGTTTTAGCACCAATTGTGAGAGGGAAAAAGGGTGAACATCAAAAAGTATTAGAATCTATAAAAAAGGATGGCTTTATTAGGGTAGTAGTAGATGGTGAAACCCATGAAGTTACTGATGATATAACATTAGAGAAAAACAAAAAGCATAATATAGAAGTTGTAGTAGATAGATTGATTGTAAAGGAAGGAATAGAGGGAAGATTAGCTGATTCTATTGAAACAGCTTTAAAGCTTGCTGATGGATTAGTTATTATAGATATTATTGATGGAGAAGAGATACTTTTTAGTCAAAAGTTAGCTTGTCCTGATTGTGGTGTTGTTATAGAGGAACTTTCTCCAAGAATGTTTTCTTTCAACAGTCCCTTTGGAATGTGTCCAACTTGTAATGGAATAGGATACTATAAGGAAATAGATAAAGAAATGATAATACCAAATCCAAGTTTAAGTATTGATGATGGGGGACTTGCTCCATATAGTAATTCAGGAGAGGATACCTACTATTATCAGATTTTTAAGACACTTGGGGAGTATCATAAATTTGGTATGGATAAGCCTTTAAAAGAAGCACCAAAGGAATTTATGGATGAGCTTTTATATGGGACAAATAGGATAATTGAGTTTAAATTTGAAAGCCATTTCAATGGTTCTAGGTCCTACAAGGGAACTTTTGAAGGGATAATACCAAATCTTGAGAGAAGATATAGGGAAACCAATTCTGATTTTATGAGGGAGAGAATAGATGGTTTCATGATAGAAAACCCTTGTCCTCATTGTCACGGGAAAAGGCTTAAAGAAGAAGTATTAGCAGTGAAGATAAATGGTTTAAATATAGCAGAGGTAACAGATCTTTCTATAAAGGAATCGTTAAAATTTTTCAAAAATCTAGATTTAACAGAAAGACAAAGGATTATAGGTGAACAAGTTTTAAAAGAGATAATAGAGAGACTTAATTTTTTACAAGATGTTGGACTAAATTATTTAACTCTTTCAAGAAGTGCTGGTTCTCTTTCAGGGGGAGAATCTCAAAGGATAAGATTGGCTACTCAAATAGGCTCTAGTCTCGTAGGAGTTGTGTATGTGCTAGATGAACCTAGTATTGGACTTCATCAAAGGGACAATGCTATGCTTCTTAAGACTTTGAGAAACCTTACGGATTTGGGAAATACCCTTATAGTTGTAGAACATGATGAGGATACCATGTATTGTGCAGATTATATTGTAGATATAGGACCAGGTGCAGGACTTCATGGAGGATATGTTGTAGCCAAAGGAGATCTAGAAGATATAAAGAACAGTAAAGAGTCTATAACAGGTCAATACCTATCAGGTAGAAAGCAAATCAAAATTCCTGATGAAAGAAGAAGTTCTAATGGTAAATCCATAAAGATAATGGGAGCTAAGGAAAACAATTTAAAAAATATAGATGTAGAAATTCCATTAGGTGTTTTCACATGTATTACTGGAGTATCTGGTTCTGGGAAAAGTAGTTTGATAAATGAAATATTGTATAAGAGTTTGGCTCAAAAGTTAAATAGGGTCAAGATAAAGCCAGGTAAACATGTGGAGATAAAGGGACTTGAAAATCTGGATAAGGTAATTGAAATAGACCAATCTCCTATAGGAAGAACACCTAGATCTAATCCTGCAACTTATACAGGAGTGTTTGACTATATAAGAGATGTATTTGCCATGACTCCAGAGGCAAAGATGAGAGGTTACAATAAGGGAAGATTTAGTTTCAATGTAAAAGGTGGAAGATGTGAAGCTTGTAATGGCGATGGAATAATAAAAATAGAGATGCACTTTTTACCTGATGTGTATGTTCCTTGTGAAGTGTGTAAAGGAAAGAGATACAATAGAGAAACTTTACAAGTAAAGTATAAGGGAAAAACAATCTCCGATGTACTGGATATGACTGTAGAAGAAGCATTAGAATTCTTTGAAAACATACCAAGGATTAAGAGAAAGATACAGACATTAAATGATGTAGGGCTAGGATATATAAAACTTGGGCAACCTTCCACTCAACTTTCTGGTGGAGAAGCTCAGAGGATTAAACTAGCTACTGAGTTGAGTAAAAGAAGTACAGGAAAGACATTGTATATATTAGATGAGCCAACAACTGGTCTTCATATGGATGATATCCATAAGCTTATAAAAGTATTAGATAAGCTAGTAGAAGGAGGAAATACAGTAGTTGTAATAGAGCACAATTTAGATGTGATAAAGACAGCAGATCATATTATAGATTTGGGCCCTGAAGGTGGAGATGAAGGTGGAACCATAGTAGCCACAGGAACTCCTGAGGAGGTAGCAAAAGTGAAATCCTCCTATACAGGCCAATTCTTAAAAAATGTCTTAAAGTGAGTCAGGTATTCTGACGCAAAAAAGGCTTCCTTAAAATATTTCGAAGGAAGCCTTTTTTGTGTTGACAATGTTAATAAATAAGAATATTATATAACCATAAGAATATATACGTATATAGGCATATACTATATTAAAGTGAGGGGGTGTTACAAATGGATAAATTAATTAATTTTTTCAAAGTACTATCAGATGACACTCGTTTGAGAATAATTGTGCTTCTTTACCACGGGAAACTTTGTGTTTGCCAAATATGTGGAGTAACAGACATATCTCAACCCAATGTATCTAAGCATTTGGCAAAGCTTAGGGATATGGGATTTGTAAAAGATGAAAGGCAAGGGCAATTTATCTATTATTATTTGAGTTTAGAAGAAGATATCTTTAGTGAAATAATAAAAGAAATAGTTGAAAATATAGATGACTATCCAATATTAAAATCTGATATTGGAAAGCTCAATAATATTGATACCTATTTAGAAAACTGTGGGAAATAATATAATTGGAAGGAGAATGACTATGGCAGTTTTTCGATTTTTAAATGATCAATTATTAAAGATGAACTGGCTTTGGGAACTGGTAAGGCTATTAGTTGAAAATGTTTTTAAAATGTCCATAGATACAAAAGTAGGTGGAAGTGTTCACTTTTTCATATATGACACTATTAAAATATTCATCCTATTATCTGTACTAATATTTATGATCTCCTATATACAAAGCTATTTTCCACCAGAGAGAACTAAAAAGATTTTAGGTAGAGTTAAGGGCGTAAAGGGGAATTTATTGGGAGCATTACTTGGTACTATTACTCCATTTTGCAGTTGTTCTAGCATACCACTTTTTATAGGTTTTACCTCTGCAGGGCTTCCATTAGGAGTTACATTTTCTTTTCTAATATCATCTCCCCTTGTAGATTTAGCCTCATTCTTACTATTAGTATCCTTCTTTGGAGTAAAGATTGCAGTTGCCTATGTAATTGTAGGACTTATACTTGCAGTTGTAGGAGGCACTATTATAGACAAATTAAATATGAATAAATATGTTGAAGATTATGTATGGGGAATACAGGCTGGAGATGTAGAAATAGAAGAGTTAACTAAAAAAGATAGAGTGAAGTTTGCAAAAGGTCAAGTAAAAGACATAGTCCATAGAGTTTGGATTTATATATTACTTGGAGTAGGAATTGGAGCAGCAATTCACAATTGGATTCCACAAACAGTTATTGAAAAAGTAGTAGGTGGAGATAATCCATTTGCAGTGTTTTTAGCAACCTTTATTGGGATTCCAATATATGCTGATATATTTGGTACTCTTCCTATAGCAGAAGCTTTAGTAGGCAAAGGAGTGGGCTTAGGAACGGTATTATCCTTTATGATGGGAGTAACTACTCTTTCACTACCATCAATGATAATGTTAAGCAAAGTTATTAAATCAAAATTGTTGGCGTTATTTATAATTATAGTGACTATTGGAATAATCATAATAGGTTATTCATTTAATCTATATTCATATATTTTTATATAGGATGAGGTGAAAAAAATGAGTGAAAAAACAGATCTATATTTATTAACAGGTTTTTTAGGTGCAGGAAAAACTACATTACTAACTAATATCCTAAATGATCTTTCTGGGGAAAGTGTTGGAGTTATAATGAACGAATTTGGGAAGATAGGGATTGATGGGGATATTATTAAGAAGGAAGGTATGGAGCTAGTAGAGATAAACAGAGGTTCAATATTTTGCTCTTGCTTGAAACTAAATTTTGCACAGGCAATGGTGGAGTTGGCAGATAAGAATCTAAAGTATCTTTTTGTTGAAAGCTCTGGATTAGCAGATCCTTCAAATATTGGAGATATTCTAGATGGAGTAAAATCTGTTAAAGGGGATGTATATGAGTACAAAGGGGCCATATGTTTAGTTGATGGAGTAAACTTTTTAGAACAAGTAAAAGATTTAGAAACAGTAGAAAGGCAAATCAAACATTGCCATTTGGCTGTAATTAGCAAAGTTGATTTGATAGATGAGGAAACACTGACTAAAATAATTGAGGTAATTAGAAAGATTAATAATAAAGTTAATATTGAGACAACAGCTTTTGGAAAGCTTAATTACAAATTTTTAGAAGAAGATTTAATGAAAAACCAATGGGTAGAAAATGAAGATACAACCAACACTCCAGAGACAAAACCCAAAACACTTACTTTGACATTTGAAGGAGAAGTAAATAAAGATGAACTATCAAGATTTATCAATGAAATCAAAAAAGACAGTTATAGAATAAAGGGATTTTTCAAGTTGGAAGATGGGTGGAATCAAGTTGATGTAGTTGGAAATATTATTGACTACAAACCAACTGATAAAAATGAAGAAATATCTCAATTAGTTATAATATCTAAGATTGGTCCACAAATAATAAGACCGATATTTAATGCTTGGAACAGTATATTTAAAGAGGAAATGAAATTAAGATAAAAGGAGAGTGGAAATATGATAATAAAAATATTGGGGACTGGATGCTCTAAATGTAGCAAGTTGGAGACAAATGTGAAGGCTGCTATAGATGAATTGGGAATTGAAGCAACAATTGAAAAGGTAAAAGACTTGCCAGGAATTATGAAATATGGAGTTATGAGCACTCCTGCGTTAGTAATTGATGAAAAGGTTAAAACTGTTGGTAGAGTATTAGATACAAAGGAAATTAAAGAATTAATTAAGGGTTAATATAAGTATTTTCCTTAAAAACCATTACATGGGGCGATCCTGATACAGAATCGTCCCATGTTCTAATTTAATATTCTTGTTTTTCAAATTGCTCTTGACATAGTAGTAAATATTTGTTAAGTTAAAAAGAAAAATAATGTCTGTTCGTGTGTGGTATACTATAGAATAGATAAAAATAAAAGGAGGAGTTTACCTTGGAATTTGTCGGAGAAGGTTTGACTTTTGATGATGTTCTATTATTGCCATGTAAGTCTGAAGTATTACCCAAGGAAGTAAAAACATATACACATTTAACAAAAAAGATAAAATTAAACATACCACTTATGAGTGCTGGGATGGATACGGTAACTGAAGCTAGAATGGCTATTGCTGTGGCTAGAGAAGGTGGAATAGGGATAATCCATAAAAATATGACTATTGAAGAACAAGCTTTGGAAGTTGATAAAGTAAAAAGGTCTGAACATGGAATTATAACAGATCCATTTTATTTGTCCCCAGATCACATTGTTTCAGATGCTCTTGAACTTATGGAGAGATATCATATTTCAGGAGTACCTATTACAAATAGAGATGGAAAGCTTGTAGGTATTATAACTAATAGGGATATTAGATTTGAAAAAGATACATCTAAAAAGATAAATGATGTTATGACAAAAGATAATTTAGTAACAGCTACTCAAGATATTTCTATGGATGAAGCATTAGAAATAATGAAGGAACACAAGATTGAAAAACTTCCATTAATAGATGAAAATTATATGCTTTCAGGTCTCATTACCATTAAAGACATAGAAAAATCTATTCAATATCCAAATTCAGCAAAGGACAGCTCAGGAAGACTTCTTGCAGGTGCAGCTGTTGGAGTTACTGAAGATATGATGGAAAGAGTTGCTGCACTAGTTAAAGCAAAAGTAGATGTAATAGTTGTAGATACAGCTCATGGACATTCTCAAGGAGTAATAAAAGCAGTTAAGAGAATAAAAACAGAATATCCAGATCTTCAAGTAATAGCTGGTAATGTTGCAACTGGTGAAGCTACACTTGATTTAATCAAAGCTGGAGCTGATGCAGTAAAAGTAGGTATAGGACCTGGTTCAATTTGTACTACTAGGGTAGTAACAGGTATTGGTGTACCTCAAATCACAGCAATACTTAACTGTGTAGAAGTAGCTAAGGAATATGAAATACCTATTATTGCAGATGGTGGCATTAAGTATTCTGGAGATATAACAAAGGCTCTTGCAGTAGGAGCTAATGTAGTTATGATTGGTTCACTATTTGCTGGAACTAGTGAAAGTCCAGGAGAAGAAGAACTTTATGAAGGAAGAAGATTTAAAGTATATAGAGGTATGGGATCTTTGTCAGCAATGCAAGCAGGCAGTAAAGATAGATATTTCCAAGAAGATACTAAGAAATTAGTTCCTGAAGGAGTAGAAGGAAGAGTTCCTTATAGAGGACCACTAGGAGATGTAGTATATCAATTAATGGGTGGATTGAGATCAGGAATGGGCTATGTAGGTGCTAAAACCTTAGTAGAATTAAACCAAAAAGCTAGATTTGTGAAGATAAGTGGGGCAGGACTTATAGAAAACCATCCTCATGATATTCATATAACAAAAGAAGCTCCAAACTATAGCGTTAGATAGATAAAGGGAGGTTTTGCCTTGATTTTAGTAATAGATTTCGGCGGTCAATACAGTCAACTTATAGGAAGAAGAGTAAGGGAATCAAAAGTTTATTGTGAAATTGTTCCTTATGATTATCCTATTAAAAAGATAAAGGAAAAGAATCCAGAAGGAATAATTCTTTCTGGAGGTCCTGCCAGTGTTTATGGAGAAGACTCTCCAAAATGTGATGCGGGAGTATTTAAACTAGGAGTTCCAGTATTGGGAATATGCTATGGCAGCCAACTTATGGCTGAAACTCTAGGTGGGAAGGTATCTAGAGCTTCTACAAGAGAATATGGAAAAACACAAGTATATGTTAATAACTCTAGCTTATTATTCAAAGGATTAGAAGATGAGATAACTACTTGGATGAGTCATACAGATTTTATTGAAAAGGCTCCAAATAGTTTTAGTATAGTTGGAAGTACTCCACTATGCCCAGTGGCAGCTATGGAAAATGTAGAAGATAAATTGTATGGAGTTCAATTTCATCCAGAAGTAGAACATACACAAGGTGGAAGAGAAATACTAAAGAACTTCCTATATGAAATATGTGGATGTTCACCTGATTGGACTATGGAAGATTTCATTAAAAAATCCATAGATAAAATCAAAAATGAAATTGGAGACGGAAAAGCTATATGTGCTCTTTCAGGTGGAGTAGATTCATCTGTAGCAGCAGTATTAGTCCATGAAGCTATAGGAGACAATTTAGTCTGTGTTTTTGTAGATCATGGTTTACTTAGAAAAAATGAAGCAGAAGAAGTTGTAAAACTATTTAGAGAAGAATTCCATATGAATCTTATAGCAGTAGATGCTAGAGAAAGATTCTTAAATAAATTATCTGGAGTTACTGAACCAGAAAGAAAGAGAAAGATTATTGGTGAAGAATTCATAAGGGTATTTGAAGAAGAACAAGGAAAATTGACAGGAATAGATTATCTTGTTCAAGGTACTATATACCCTGATGTAGTTGAAAGTGGTACTGGTAAATCATCTGTTATCAAGAGTCATCACAATGTAGGTGGACTTCCTGAGGATGTAAACTTTACATTAGTAGAGCCTCTTAGACAATTGTTTAAAGATGAAGTAAGAGAAGTAGGAAGAAAACTAGGACTTTCTAGTGATGTAGTAGATAGGCAACCATTCCCAGGGCCAGGATTGGCTATTAGAGTTCTTGGAGAAGTAACTGAAGATAAGCTTAAAATTGTAAGAGAAGCAGATTATATTTTTAGAGATGAAATCAAAAAAGCAGGTTTAGACAAAGAAATCTGGCAGTACTTCGCAATGTTACCTAATATAAGAAGTGTAGGAGTAATGGGAGATGAAAGAACCTATTCCTATACAGTAGGGCTTAGAGCAGTAACAAGCATAGACGGTATGACAGCAGATTGGGCTAAGATACCCCTAGACGTACTAGAAAAGATTTCAAACAGAATAGTAAATGAAGTAGATAATGTAAACAGAGTAGTATACGATATAACAAGCAAACCCCCAGCAACGATTGAGTGGGAGTAGTAAAAAATAAACAAGAAAGCTGATAAAACCAATATTTGTAGAGGATTAAAGTTCTCGACTGGAACGAAATTGGGTAAAAAAGTTTTTTGGAATAACTCAAGAAATAATATCAAGTGGATTACAAGTAGAAACACCATAGAAATCTTATTAAAAGAATCTATGGTGTTTTTGTATGTATATTTATTTTTGAAATCTAAACAGATTTCTAAAGGCATCGAATTCGACACGTTTAAAACTTGGGTTATGAATTTGCTTATGAAGCACTT is a window of Anaerosalibacter sp. Marseille-P3206 DNA encoding:
- the guaA gene encoding glutamine-hydrolyzing GMP synthase; amino-acid sequence: MKGGFALILVIDFGGQYSQLIGRRVRESKVYCEIVPYDYPIKKIKEKNPEGIILSGGPASVYGEDSPKCDAGVFKLGVPVLGICYGSQLMAETLGGKVSRASTREYGKTQVYVNNSSLLFKGLEDEITTWMSHTDFIEKAPNSFSIVGSTPLCPVAAMENVEDKLYGVQFHPEVEHTQGGREILKNFLYEICGCSPDWTMEDFIKKSIDKIKNEIGDGKAICALSGGVDSSVAAVLVHEAIGDNLVCVFVDHGLLRKNEAEEVVKLFREEFHMNLIAVDARERFLNKLSGVTEPERKRKIIGEEFIRVFEEEQGKLTGIDYLVQGTIYPDVVESGTGKSSVIKSHHNVGGLPEDVNFTLVEPLRQLFKDEVREVGRKLGLSSDVVDRQPFPGPGLAIRVLGEVTEDKLKIVREADYIFRDEIKKAGLDKEIWQYFAMLPNIRSVGVMGDERTYSYTVGLRAVTSIDGMTADWAKIPLDVLEKISNRIVNEVDNVNRVVYDITSKPPATIEWE
- the guaB gene encoding IMP dehydrogenase, whose protein sequence is MEFVGEGLTFDDVLLLPCKSEVLPKEVKTYTHLTKKIKLNIPLMSAGMDTVTEARMAIAVAREGGIGIIHKNMTIEEQALEVDKVKRSEHGIITDPFYLSPDHIVSDALELMERYHISGVPITNRDGKLVGIITNRDIRFEKDTSKKINDVMTKDNLVTATQDISMDEALEIMKEHKIEKLPLIDENYMLSGLITIKDIEKSIQYPNSAKDSSGRLLAGAAVGVTEDMMERVAALVKAKVDVIVVDTAHGHSQGVIKAVKRIKTEYPDLQVIAGNVATGEATLDLIKAGADAVKVGIGPGSICTTRVVTGIGVPQITAILNCVEVAKEYEIPIIADGGIKYSGDITKALAVGANVVMIGSLFAGTSESPGEEELYEGRRFKVYRGMGSLSAMQAGSKDRYFQEDTKKLVPEGVEGRVPYRGPLGDVVYQLMGGLRSGMGYVGAKTLVELNQKARFVKISGAGLIENHPHDIHITKEAPNYSVR